One Oncorhynchus keta strain PuntledgeMale-10-30-2019 chromosome 11, Oket_V2, whole genome shotgun sequence DNA window includes the following coding sequences:
- the LOC118390347 gene encoding 4F2 cell-surface antigen heavy chain-like: MTKDTEVDMKDVELNEMDQEKQPITDGAGNGDAGSPTSTEKNGSIKVKIPDEIETKFTGLSKEELLRVAGTPAWVRTRWALLILFWLGWLGMLAGAVAIIVQAPRCKDLPAMNWWNYGPLYQIGDVQAFSESQNLKGVEEKLDSLSQLKVKGLVVGPIHVAPADDPVSLNFEEISSDAGNLEQFKGLIVAAHKKSINVILDLTPNYLGSGPWFSNVSVTNVAERLKSALVFWLNQDVDGIQLSGVERVASVVPSLWADIRAIVQNGTAEGKRRILIGVTAKTSAVDVSELLNSTGVDLLLSGALRSKSMTATDRAQTVQQLLSTHNQTQLAWNIGDRKEGHLATLVGPDMVNFNQMLLLTLPGTPVFNYGDEIALADEYTKSPKMLWDSLEDEETNGTATKEKEQRLACRSFFKTLSDLRGKERSLQHGDYIPLFNSTSALAYLRQWDQSGRYIAAFNWGSDVVTLQLAHPDRPAQAVVQVSTDKVNLAPDSAVGLSALELGPGQAVLLQFPYVA, translated from the exons ATGACTAAGGACACCGAGGTGGACATGAAGGACGTGGAGTTGAATGAGATGGACCAGGAGAAGCAGCCAATAACTGACGGGGCAGGGAACGGAGATGCCGGTTCTCCCACCAGCACGGAGAAGAACGGCAGCATTAAAGTGAAAATCCCTGACGAGATTGAGACTAAATTTACCGGTCTATCCAAAGAGGAACTCCTCAGAGTTGCTGGAACACCTGC GTGGGTCCGTACGCGATGGGCCCTTCTGATTCTGttctggctgggctggctggggatGCTGGCTGGTGCTGTGGCCATCATTGTTCAAGCACCTCGCTGCAAAGACCTTCCTGCCATGAACTGGTGGAATTATGGACCTCTGTATCAAATTGGAGATGTGCAAGCTTTCAGCGAGTCCCAGAATCTGAAGG GTGTGGAGGAGAAGCTTGACAGTCTGAGCCAGCTGAAGGTGAAGGGACTTGTTGTTGGGCCCATCCATGTTGCCCCCGCAGATGACCCTGTCAGCCTGAACTTTGAGGAGATCTCCTCTGATGCGGGCAATCTGGAACAGTTTAAAGGCCTCATTGTAGCTGCGCACAAGAAGA GCATCAATGTGATCCTGGATCTGACTCCCAACTATCTGGGAAGCGGACCATGGTTCTCTAACGTCAGTGTCACCAACGTTGCTGAGAGACTCAAG TCTGCCCTGGTGTTCTGGCTGAACCAAGATGTGGATGGGATCCAGCTGTCTGGTGTAGAGCGCGTGGCCAGCGTGGTTCCGTCTCTTTGGGCTGACATTCGAGCCATTGTCCAGAATGGGACTGCGGAAGGAAAGAGAAG GATTCTGATTGGAGTGACTGCGAAGACCTCTGCTGTTGACGTCTCTGAACTGCTGAACTCCACTGGGGTGGACCTACTCCTATCTGGGGCCCTCCGGTCTAAGAGCATGACCGCTACAGATCGTGCTCAGACTGTCCAACAGCTGCTTTCCACCCACAACCAGACCCAGCTAGCCTGGAACATTGGGGACAGGAAGGAAGGTCACCTGGCCACACTGGTGGGCCCAGACATGGTCAACTTCAACCAGATGCTCTTGCTCACGCTGCCCGGAACGCCAGTGTTCAACTATGGGGATGAGATTGCCCTGGCTGACGAG TATACAAAGTCCCCTAAGATGCTGTGGGATTCCCTGGAGGATGAGGAGACAAATGGAACTGCCACG AAGGAGAAAGAACAGAGGCTCGCCTGCCGTTCCTTCTTCAAGACACTGAGTGACCTGCGTGGGAAAGAGCGTTCCCTGCAGCATGGGGACTACATTCCCCTTTTCAACTCCACCTCTGCCCTGGCCTACCTCCGCCAGTGGGATCAGAGTGGACGCTACATCGCTGCCTTCAATTGGGGCAGCGACGTGGTGACCCTTCAGCTGGCCCACCCTGACCGGCCTGCTCAGGCTGTGGTCCAGGTGAGCACAGACAAGGTCAACCTGGCCCCTGACAGTGCCGTGGGACTCTCTGCACTGGAGTTGGGCCCGGGACAGGCTGTCCTGCTACAGTTCCCCTACGTAGCCTAG